One genomic region from Caldicellulosiruptoraceae bacterium PP1 encodes:
- a CDS encoding MATE family efflux transporter, whose protein sequence is MFSNNELKKLIIPLFMEQILIVIMGIITTMMIYYAGEETISGVSLVDMINFLVIFVLGALATGGAVVVSQYIGNKEEDQASKAANQLNSIVFIFSIILMVIVIFFKNPILTGLFGKVNNNVMKAAIIFFIYSGLSYPFFRHL, encoded by the coding sequence ATGTTTTCAAATAATGAATTGAAAAAACTGATTATTCCGCTCTTTATGGAACAGATTCTAATTGTAATTATGGGCATAATTACTACAATGATGATTTATTATGCTGGAGAAGAAACAATATCAGGTGTTTCATTGGTTGATATGATAAATTTTCTAGTTATCTTTGTATTAGGTGCACTTGCTACTGGTGGTGCTGTGGTTGTTTCTCAATACATTGGTAATAAAGAAGAAGATCAGGCCTCTAAAGCTGCAAATCAGCTAAATTCTATCGTTTTTATTTTTTCAATCATACTTATGGTAATCGTAATTTTTTTCAAAAATCCAATTCTTACTGGACTTTTTGGAAAAGTAAATAATAATGTAATGAAAGCAGCTATAATATTTTTTATATATTCTGGTTTATCTTATCCATTTTTTAGGCATCTATAA
- a CDS encoding aldo/keto reductase — MNKRLGFGCMRLPLLDKSDNTSIDKETLEKMVDIFLEKGFYYFDTAYTYHNYMSEEIMREALVKRYSRDKFTFATKLPMRDLITYEDQERIFNEQLNNCGVEYFDYYLLHNIGVNAYKKACELDSFGFGFEKKKEGKIKNFGLSFHDTPELLDEILTNHPEIDFVQLQINYIDWENPGIQSKRCYEVARKHNKPIIVMEPCKGGNLANLPKKAEEIFKEYNPNASNASWAIRFAASQEGVIMVLSGMNSTEQVLDNTSYMTDFKPLNEEEYKIINKAIEIINENTVIPCTGCRYCEKDCLQKIAISDYFALYNNTKLATTSNISSQFVYYLNLTSRYGKAEDCIGCEQCEKSCPQHLKISELLKDVSKTFDITPPFPTRKK; from the coding sequence ATGAATAAAAGGTTAGGTTTTGGTTGTATGCGGTTGCCACTGCTTGACAAAAGTGATAATACATCAATAGATAAAGAAACACTTGAAAAAATGGTAGACATTTTTTTAGAAAAAGGGTTTTATTACTTTGATACTGCATATACATATCATAACTATATGAGTGAAGAGATAATGAGAGAGGCTCTTGTTAAGAGATATAGTAGAGATAAGTTTACATTTGCTACAAAACTACCAATGAGAGATTTAATAACATATGAGGATCAAGAAAGAATTTTTAATGAGCAATTGAATAACTGTGGAGTGGAATATTTTGATTATTATCTACTTCACAATATTGGTGTTAATGCGTATAAAAAAGCTTGTGAGTTGGATAGCTTTGGCTTTGGTTTCGAAAAGAAAAAAGAAGGTAAAATAAAGAATTTTGGATTATCATTTCATGACACACCAGAATTACTTGATGAAATTTTAACTAACCATCCTGAAATAGATTTTGTTCAGTTGCAAATAAATTATATTGATTGGGAAAATCCAGGAATTCAATCAAAAAGATGCTATGAGGTTGCAAGAAAGCATAATAAACCAATAATAGTTATGGAACCATGTAAAGGCGGGAATCTTGCTAACCTTCCAAAAAAAGCTGAAGAGATATTTAAGGAGTACAATCCAAATGCTTCAAATGCTTCATGGGCTATTCGTTTTGCGGCAAGTCAAGAAGGTGTTATAATGGTTTTAAGTGGAATGAACTCTACAGAACAGGTTCTTGATAATACATCCTATATGACTGACTTCAAACCACTAAATGAAGAAGAATATAAGATTATTAATAAAGCAATAGAAATTATTAATGAAAACACAGTTATTCCTTGCACTGGTTGCAGATATTGCGAAAAAGATTGTCTCCAAAAAATTGCTATTTCAGACTATTTTGCATTATATAACAATACAAAACTTGCTACAACAAGCAATATATCAAGTCAATTTGTTTATTATTTGAACCTTACATCAAGATATGGCAAAGCAGAAGACTGCATAGGATGTGAACAGTGCGAAAAATCTTGTCCACAACATTTGAAAATATCTGAGCTATTAAAAGATGTGTCTAAAACATTTGATATTACACCTC